In Gadus morhua chromosome 9, gadMor3.0, whole genome shotgun sequence, the sequence GCCAGGCCCTCCAGGGTGTGCAGGCCCTTCTGGACACACGTCAGGGAGCCTTGGAGCCTGCTGAGGTGGCCCTCCAGGCCCCCGACGGACCTGGCCTCTTCCTGGACCACGCACTGCAGGGCCgactgctcctcctgctccagggcCTCCCTCATGGCAGCGTACTGCTGCTGCACCGCCGAGCGagcctcctccagcaccccctATGGACCGGGAGGGCGAGGGTCAGTCAAGGCCATTGTGCTTGCTTGTTTCCCGTCAGGTGTTTCCTGTGATTCCTCTGGGATACAGCAGTTGTTCTCAAAAGAAAGCAGAACTTCTAGGGGGAGACTGCAGTACACAAAGCTTTAGGAAGGGGACTTTTTTTAGGGGCTACACGCTATTGACCTGGTTAATCTGTTTACATAGATGTGTGTATATCCCATTAACATTAtcattaggggtgtaacggtacatgtatttgtattgaaccgtTCCGGTACGGGGTGCAAAGTTCGGTATGGAGGCGAACCGAACGAGTTTCCATACGGACATATTAAATAGAGGACCGCATGTGTGGAACATGCTGCAGCCGCACATGCACAGTTGCGCACACCGTGGCGTGACGCACCTAACAGTAGTACTAGCGACCATCATGGCCAATGCTAATGCCGCTAGCGTTGGCAACAAGCCAGAGATTGAGGACCCTCCCGCGACATTAAGGTCTCCTGTTTATTATCCTGCAGATAATGTGGATAAGCTGATTTTTCTGGCAAAAAACATGAAGattgtgttcattgttgcacattagattgagaaaagatttgtttttaaagaaacagtctgagccttattcatgttatttaaactgagcaacaacttgaaactgtttagggttgcaattgttcattgttgcacattagattgagaaaagatttgtttttaaagaaacagtctgagccttattcatgttatttaatctgagcaacaacttgaaactgtttagtgttgcaattGTTCAATTTTGCACATGgcgaaaatatattttttaaagaaacagtctaagccaatgttatttatttttatttctacatttcagctttgtattgtctaatgttcctattgttaaaagcacaaaagtgtgttatgaacaacaatttataatttgcattttgttttcttactgtaccgaaaatgaaccgaaccgtgacctcaaaaccgaggtacgtaccgaaccgagatttttgtgtaccgttacacccctaattaTATTGCATTGACGCTGAAGCTATGCCCCTCACAGACTATACCACACTGTGTAAATAGACAACGCCGTGCTCACCTCGAAATCCAGTTTCTTCTCCCTGAGTCCGGCCAGTCGTTGGATCAGTGTGTTCTCAGACTCCTGCAGCTGTTGGATCTCCGCCTTCAGGTTGCCCTGGTGATGGGAACGTACGCAACCTTTTAAAGACACGGTGCGGCCAAATCGATCCATCCGTGAGGACATCGCATGATGCACTCTAGCCAATGTAGACAGCTATATCTTCTGGGAAACTGATCAGAGctcttatattatattaataccTATATTATCAGAAAATAAATTGGAGAGTAACATTTTGCAACTGAATATAAGAAATGTAATAGTCCCTTAGATGAATTTACCATTAGGAACATTTGAAAAAccgagaaacacacagaaaatgaTCAGCATGCATCATTCACTAATACCACCAggaatgcaaaataaaaagcaCCCaagcaggaccccccccccctgtcccccccgtcCTCACCCTGAGCTCCCGCTCGGCCTCGCGGATGCTGACGCAGGCGTGGTCCCGGTGGGAGCCGATGACGGTGCACacggtgcacacgcacacggcgcACTGCCGGCAGTAGATGCGGCTCATCTCCTGGTGCTCGGGGCAGCGCCACGCCGACAGGTCCTCCAGGGGCGGCACCAGCGTGTGGCTCCGGAACACCGGCGAGTCCAGGTGGGGCCGCAGGTGCTCGGCGCACATGGAGGCGCCGCACACCAGGCAGGTCTTCACGGCCGGCTGCTGGGCCCCACCGGCGCAGTAGTggcaggggacggggggggtcgGGCTGGCGGTCGGACGCGGGGCCATGGGGGAGCGTTGGGGATATGAAGGGACGGGGGGCGGGCTGATGGTCGGACGCGGGGCCATGGGGGAGCGGCGGGGGGACGAAGGCCCAGGGGAGAGCCTCCGGGTGGCGGTGAGTTTGGGGCGGTGGGCGAACAACGGCGAGATCCAGCTGACGCGTGCCGTCCCTCCGAGGTCAGGGGGCGGAGCCGCCAGAGCGGGGACGAAGGCGTCCTCTTCGCTGCTGGATCTACTGGAGTCGTCCATCGTGAGCACTTCTTCTGGTTCCGTGTCCGGCTTGGTGTGCCGGGCGGGAGCCTCTGAGGCCTCTTCAACCGGCTCCTCGCTGTGGTCCGATGACCTGTGGTCGTCATCAGGGGACGGCGGTGATTCGTCGCGGGCAAACGGGACAGGCGGAGGGGTGGTTGTCGGGGCCTCTGGCGGCTCATTGGAAGGCGCCACGGGGTGGGGACGGGCCACGGCTGGCCGTTTTGGGTCGGGCCGGTCGTCCACTGGAGCGCTGGCTTTTCGCTTCCCCAGGTAGACGTTGGTGAAAGGAGGCCTTTCCCATTTAGGGTTGCTTGATGTTCCTTATAGAAGGCAAAAAATTGTAGTTGGGAAAggtaaatctaaatctaaatctgaAACTCGAGAAGCATGCTGTACGAACTACATGCTACGATAATTAATGACTTGTTACAACCCTAGTATGTCACATTTCTATCTCAGTATCAAGTCAAGTTATCAAGTTTTGACTTTATTTATTGAGTTCCAGGCTGTCGTCAAGGAAGCATAAATTGATATCAAAGTAAGTAACAAGAAGGGTAATAATAAaagcatgaaaaaaaataaacatacgTACAACGAAAAAACAAGTGTGCAATAGAAAGGCaacaatgcacattgttattacCAATGAACTACATAGCAATACAATACATCATACAGCACATTATAGAACTATGCACCATCTACCTTGGGGGGGGGCTTGACCCGAGGAACCCGGCTCCGTGGCGCTCCTCGTCCCAAAGGGCAGTGTGTTGTAAACAGTCTTACATTTCCACTCAGGACACTTGTATGGTCCGGACGGCGTAATGCTCCACAGATCCCCAATACAGCGTCGGCAATAACGATGCTTACATTTCAAAATAATCGGGTCCCCGACCAGCTCTTTACATAGAGGACACACCGATGGTGTATCTAACACAGCACCCATTTCttcatgtgtttctgtttctgaattACACTTCAGATGCGGACCATGGACGCCTGCCTAACCGATGTTTTGTTATTTCCGCATTCGCAATAGTTTAGGGGAGGAGCTACGTTTGAAttagcccctctcccccctcccctacgcTGGTGTTTGCTCTTAAAGGTGCAGACACTTTGACTGCGCTCATTAAACGCTTCCGTTTGTTTTTCTCATCATGTATACCTTTTTATTATAATCGTTCGAATAAAGAGCATGGCAGTCGCACCACTGTTTTAAACTTTGCTTATGCCATGGTAGGGTTTACTGGGTTGGTTGACTGCCACCATTAAAGGCTTCTAAATCGGCTTGATCCAAATACCCAGACATTCCTTCTCCTATGGTGGTCCAGGCATGTGACAGACCTATTGAAAGATAATTTCTCGTAATCATAATTCAAAGTGGTTTACCCCTGCCTATAGCATATATATGCCCCATATATATTTCCAGAATTTCCTGCAACCGATATATAGAGCGTCTTATCTTCTATGCATTTctatttatattgtgtgttgataacatggccaaacagcattAGTTTGCTTATAAATTTATATTTTGAAGAGCTTTGTGACAGCAAAACATACAATCAAGACACACAACATTCTTAAGTGTTACAAATAAGAAAACCATACTTATTTAAATACTGTGAAAATCTTTATTTAGTATTCATTTATATatgtcgttttttttatataataatagtaataatctaattttgttgttctttttttaagtATACCCTCATGTTTTCTAAGTGTTTGGTATCTATGGGTTAAGTATTTACAGAAGATATCCACAGGGTGAATACAGGGAGGACATTCAGAACTGCAATATAACCAACAGATGGTAACACAAACAGATCTATACTAATCCCCATGAATGTCACAActaggagagaaggagagagagacagagagagagagggagagagatagatagagacatTTGGCCACACAATagaatcattgtgtgtgtgtgaggtggatgTATTGGTTTGCTAGCCTATCAAATATTGCACACAGACATTAACGCAGACAATACACATTAACTCACTCAATTGAGCTCATGGTTGTGCaagccaaaaataaataaataccttgacacacacactcactctctctctctctcacacatgcaccGGCGCACATACGCTGTCTCTGTCGcagtccaaacacacacatgtgaacaaacacacacacaccagcatgcacgcagacacacaaacacacacacacacacacacacacacacacacacacacacatacacacacaagcacgcacgcagacacacatataagcacacacatgcacagacacatacacacatacacgtgcccgaacacacgcacaaacacacacacacacacacacacacacacacacacacacacacacacacacacacacactcacaaacacaggtgtgcacacacacacacatgcacgcacccacacacctatacacacatgtgcacgatcacacacacgcacacagtttaAGTTCTCTCAGCAGCTACAAATCGAGGAGCTAGCCCTCCTCTGAGACCCGTCACAGTGAAGATACCACAGACTAGAAAAGAGATGGGATTGTGTTCAAACGTAAGCAATGTGCAAAGTGAGCTAGCAGGTTACTGAATGGATTACCATAAAACTTCAAGAATATATTCAACACTCACTGTACAAGATTCTGTAGACTTTGTAGTACAatattctctcttttttttcaaccGTGTCGATTACGTTAGAAAACTGTTGACAGTATATTTTCTCCTACTAACTCAAGAGCGAAACAATGGGTGATATAAGctaaagaagaagaataaaCCTTCATCATCATAATTATACATATAAAAGACAACAGAGTTACACACCAACCCAATATTAAATGGGATAAACTCTTTCTTCTGTTCACAAATAAaacagaacacatacacaagtgaTACACATATCTAACTTAGTggaatatttataaatataatgtttactgattttgtgtgtgtgattctgtgtgtgtgtgtgtgtgtgtgtgtgtgtgtgtgtgtgtgtgtgtgtgtgtgtgtgtgtgtgtgtgtgtgtgtgtgtgtgtgtgtgtgtgtgtgtgtgtgtgtgtgtgtgtgtgtgtgtgtgtgtgtgtgtgtgtgtgtgtatccatgagtctgtgtgtctgtgtatgggtACGGGTTTGTGCCTGTCtgaacatgcatgcatgttaatGTCCATCCTAGCTTGTGTAgatgtctttgtttttttgtttttctctctgctGTGCATCTACACATTAACCATTTTTACATTTCACAAAGGTAGTGGGCAGCCTACACACCTCAATAGGACTTTCACAGTCCTTCATGCCCTCACCACAACCTTTACACTGTGTTACGCAAGGGGTTAGCTCTGCAGACTCAGGTAGTGTTCCCAGGGTTATGGGCTCTGTGGAAGTGCTGGGGATGAAGCTAGGAAATGAATGAATTGGTGGCGAGAGCAATGTCTTCAGATGAACTGGTAACATTGGATAATTTCATTAGTTGGTACAGTCGGTGTAAGAGGCAAGCTGGCTGGctgcctggctggctggctggctggctggttggtTGGTAGGTGGAATAGCTGGTTGGTGCACCCTTTTTCTTCTCTACTACAGCCCAGTGCAACCTCCTTCTTCTGGTGGGGGGTGTGGAGGAACTGGGGCGTAGAGAGCCTATCAGTATCAGGGAAGAGGAAATAGAagaaattatgtattttttcaaaatGTCTATGATTGTATGTTTAATTATGCATTCATTTTTAGGATTGTTTATGCAGCAAGTATTTATAAAATCAATTTTACTTACCCATAAATACAGTTAGGCATTTCCTGCTTCTGTGAATACAGAAAAAAAGTAGAAACCGTTTAAAAGATCGGCGTTCAAGGTCATGCTATTTATAGAGACATCTTCTCGATACCATCTGTAGCGCTCAGCATTCAGCGCCGCTGGTTGTAGTACGTATAATGGCCAGTAGAGGGTGAAAGAGTGGCTAATAAACGAATAATCTATCgagaaatataatatattataataatactaataatagtataatagtAAATAAGGTCCCttttgtgttgttattacctctGAAACAATATTTAAGTTGTTTTTAAGAATTTATACATTTTTGGAGGTTGCTTTTTGAATAACTATATACTATAAAACTCTGATACGGTTGTGATACATTCCATTACTCTGCTTATGTTCAACCCATTCAACCTCTCTTTTAGTCTCACTTGTTTGACCATTTTTACAACCACTTCCCCAAAGGGATGAACTTAATTACATATTTTTACACAAATGTGCCCTCAAATACACTCATGACGTACAGAGGCTTCTAAAACAACACATGTTCTCCTACATACAAAAATACCCTTCACACCATTAACAAAGAGGCAAATCATTACCCCAAACGACATCAGCTCCAGCCATCTACAATCATCCGCTCAACGGCTCACTCAATTAAACAAACGCTCCGCTAATTACACACGGGGCACATGTGGCTTAATAACCATGATTCAGTCCCACTTCACCGCGGACTCAGCGGGACGGTCCGTTAACCCCCCGGCTGTACCGAATCAACCCCTGCTCACCCTTGCTCTCGGCCAGCAGCTCCTCGCCCAGCAGGCCGTCCTGCCGGTTGCCCAGGACGAAGGCGAGGAAGGACAGGATGAGCGCGTTGAGGATGCCCATGATGGCCATGATGTAGGCCCAGCGCACCGAGCAGGCGCCCAGGCTGTACTTGTCGGTCTGCTCGCCGCACATCTTCCGCACCTCGTCGCTGTCCCAACCGTCCGGGTAGATCATACAGCCcagcaccagacacacacctggaggagggagggtggggggggggggggggcagagggggggagggagggaggaggggagggggagaggaggggaggaggcggggaggaaggaaggaaggaagggagaggggaggatggaaggaaggaaggaaggaaggaagggaggaagggaggaaggaaggaaggaaggaaggaaggaagggaggaaggaaggaaggaaggaaggaaggaaggaaggaaggaaggaaggaaggaaggaaggaagggaggaaggaaggaaggaagggaggaaggaaggaagggaggaaggaaggaaggaagggaggaaggaaggaaggaaggaaggaaggaaggaaggaaggaaggaaggaaggaaggaaaaggaTAAGAAGAATGACCGCAGAAAGAAGGGGGCAGAAAATAAGGAGGAAGGGAGTAAGAAAGGTAGGATGGGTTGGGAAAAGGAAGGAAGCGACAgaggaaggaaaggaaaagTTATCATACAGGTGTTTTTAGGAATAAGTGCAACTCGATCAATAAGTGGGACAGGTGGAGCAAAAGGGACAGATTGTTGAAGGAATCAGAGAGAAAGTACGACTGTTATTGCTTTATAGGCGCTTTAAAGGTCGGCCCACTCGTGTCTGCCTCCCCTTGGGGTTCGCTCTATGATGATATTTGCATACATTAAAAAATCGTcaagcctctccctctcccccctcttgctctctctctctctctctctctctctctctctctctctctctctctctctctctctctctctctctctctctctctctctctctctctctctctctctctctctctctctctctctctctctctctctctccctttctctttctctccccctctctcagagaggcagagaggggtaAGAAGAAGTGTGGTTAATAAGCAGTAATCAGAGACATCGAGGCTGTTATGGCAGCAGGCGACCCTCATCCTCAGCCAATGGGCCGAGGATACGAATGGCCCAGAAACACCGTTCATGCATTCATTATTCTCTGCCATAGCCGGGTCGCCAGCTGATCCCGATGGCCAGTGTGCTGTTGC encodes:
- the si:dkey-29p10.4 gene encoding E3 ubiquitin/ISG15 ligase TRIM25; its protein translation is MGAVLDTPSVCPLCKELVGDPIILKCKHRYCRRCIGDLWSITPSGPYKCPEWKCKTVYNTLPFGTRSATEPGSSGQAPPQGTSSNPKWERPPFTNVYLGKRKASAPVDDRPDPKRPAVARPHPVAPSNEPPEAPTTTPPPVPFARDESPPSPDDDHRSSDHSEEPVEEASEAPARHTKPDTEPEEVLTMDDSSRSSSEEDAFVPALAAPPPDLGGTARVSWISPLFAHRPKLTATRRLSPGPSSPRRSPMAPRPTISPPPVPSYPQRSPMAPRPTASPTPPVPCHYCAGGAQQPAVKTCLVCGASMCAEHLRPHLDSPVFRSHTLVPPLEDLSAWRCPEHQEMSRIYCRQCAVCVCTVCTVIGSHRDHACVSIREAERELRGNLKAEIQQLQESENTLIQRLAGLREKKLDFEGVLEEARSAVQQQYAAMREALEQEEQSALQCVVQEEARSVGGLEGHLSRLQGSLTCVQKGLHTLEGLADAKGEQRVQEQAFIMEYSKITQMFSEAGPGVVDLDPQEEEEVDRARLHCLKSWTEKRLNTLVISLPERDPLRLLYGTVPSLDADTAHPKLLLSPDYRQVSYGEVQQAYSEQGARFSSFPQVLASEAMDQGRWYWEVEVSSEDAGQWKVGVSEAQIGRKGQKGNCRLGLNPFSWCLGAERGKVEAMHDRASASVAVGRLQRIGVFLDCDEGVLSFFNVTPGGALALLHTYKQEFAEPLYPAFSVCKAQLTICDLFKMSDPE